The genomic window GCCGCCCCGCTGGCGCTGCTCGCGCTGGCCCTGCCGACCGGCAGCAGGCCGCAGCACCTCGCGCCCACGGTCGACGTCCAGCCGCGGCGCTGCTTCGAGGGCGAGCGGGTCACCGCCACCGTCACGCTCGCGCACGACGGCACCGCGGGGCGGCTGGACCCGGGGATCACCCTCGGCCCCGGCGTCCGGCTCGACGACCTCCACGTCGACGGCGGGCGCCTCCGGCTGACCTTCACCGCCGAGCGCTGGGGCCGCTGGACGGTCGGCACGGTCGACCTCGACGTCTACGACAGCGGCGGCACCGCCCGCCGCACCCTGCGCGTCGACCTCGGCGAGGTCGCGGTCTTCCCGGTCCCCACCGGGACCGCCGTCACCCCGATCCCGGTACGGCTGCCGCAGCGGCTCGGCGAGCACACCTCCGCCCAGCGCGGCGAGGGCGTCGAGGTCACCGGCGTCCACCCGTACGTACGCGGCGAGCGGCAGCGCCGCATCCACTGGCCCGCGACCACCCGGCGCGGCGAGCTGCAACTGCACCAGTTCGCGGCGGAACGGGCGGCCGACACCGTCGTGCTGCTCGACGTGCTCGCCGACGTCCGCGACCCGGTCACCCGTACGTCCTCGCTGGACGAGACCTTCCGCGCGGCGGCCGGCCTGGTCCGCGCCTACCTGCGCACCCACGACCGGATCGGCGTGGTCTCGATCGGCGGCACCACCCGCTGGCTGCAGCCCGGCAGCGGCCAGAGCTACTTCTACCGGATCGTGGAGAGCGTCCTCGACGTCCGCAAGGACCTCGGCTACCGGACCGCGGGCCTCGGCAGGCTGCCGCCGCCCGCGCTGCCGGAGAGCGCGCTGGTGTACGTC from Streptomyces sp. NBC_01198 includes these protein-coding regions:
- a CDS encoding DUF58 domain-containing protein, translating into MTERPAALDRALGGATAAPTEPPPAPPPGWRAGERTLRYGTVAAVAVAAALVTGHAWLLAAAAAPLALLALALPTGSRPQHLAPTVDVQPRRCFEGERVTATVTLAHDGTAGRLDPGITLGPGVRLDDLHVDGGRLRLTFTAERWGRWTVGTVDLDVYDSGGTARRTLRVDLGEVAVFPVPTGTAVTPIPVRLPQRLGEHTSAQRGEGVEVTGVHPYVRGERQRRIHWPATTRRGELQLHQFAAERAADTVVLLDVLADVRDPVTRTSSLDETFRAAAGLVRAYLRTHDRIGVVSIGGTTRWLQPGSGQSYFYRIVESVLDVRKDLGYRTAGLGRLPPPALPESALVYVFTPLTDQRILDVLDQVRSRTNPLVVVEIPSGDPAVEPGDRTAELALRLWRADRDAMRFALTERGVAVVTHRPGETLDLALAPLLRTRIHGGRR